One window of the Drosophila gunungcola strain Sukarami chromosome 3L unlocalized genomic scaffold, Dgunungcola_SK_2 000009F, whole genome shotgun sequence genome contains the following:
- the LOC128259771 gene encoding CTP synthase isoform X3, whose protein sequence is MAPKKSTIVLNVEQFIHDIEERPAIWNRNFHCNKAFLEQMWDELSGAHKLPSEVYVLDDGAEVDLDLGNYERFLDITLHRDNNITTGKIYKLVIEKERTGEYLGKTVQVVPHITDAIQEWVERVAQTPVQGSSKPQVCIVELGGTIGDIEGMPFVEAFRQFQFRVKRENFCLAHVSLVPLPKATGEPKTKPTQSSVRELRGCGLSPDLIVCRSEKPIGLEVKEKISNFCHVGPDQVICIHDLSSIYHVPLLMEQNGVIEYLNERLQLNIDMSKRTKCLQQWRDLARRTETVRREVTIAIVGKYTKFTDSYASVVKALQHAALAANRKLELVFIESCLLEEETQLSEPSKYHKEWQKLCESDGILVPGGFGSRGMEGKIRACQWARENRKPFLGICLGLQAAVIEFARSKLGLKDANTTEIDPKTANALVIDMPEHHTGQLGGTMRLGKRTTVFAEGPSILRQLYGNPKTVEERHRHRYEVNPKYVPRLEEHGMRFVGTDVDKTRMEIIELSAHPYFVATQYHPEYLSRPLNPSPPFLGLILASVDRLFHYIQRGCRLSPRQLSDASSDEEDSVVGLAGATKSLRILKIPNTPKTTKNGISNGCNGSSSTSEGEGACGGVDITNGHQ, encoded by the exons GTGAGGTGTACGTTTTGGATGATGGCGCCGAGGTGGATCTCGATCTGGGTAACTATGAACGATTTCTGGATATCACCTTGCATCGGGACAACAACATAACCACGGGCAAGATTTACAAGTTGGTCATTGAGAAGGAGCGCACTGGCGAGTACTTGGGCAAAACCGTACAAG TTGTCCCACACATCACGGATGCCATCCAGGAATGGGTTGAGCGCGTCGCCCAGACTCCTGTCCAGGGCTCCTCGAAGCCACAGGTGTGCATTGTGGAACTGGGAGGAACCATCGGCGATATCGAGGGTATGCCTTTTGTGGAGGCCTTCCGTCAGTTTCAGTTCCGCGTGAAGCGGGAGAATTTCTGTTTGGCACATGTGTCACTGGTTCCGCTGCCCAAGGCCACCGGAGAACCAAAGACGAAGCCCACCCAGAGTTCGGTGCGCGAACTTAGGGGCTGTGGCCTGAGTCCTGATTTGATTGTCTGCCGATCGGAGAAACCCATCGGTCTGGAGGTCAAGGAGAAGATCAGCAACTTCTGTCACGTGGGTCCGGATCAGGTTATATGCATCCACGATTTGAGCTCCATTTATCATGTTCCGCTGCTGATGGAGCAGAATGGGGTGATTGAGTACCTCAACGAGCGACTGCAGCTTAATATTGACATGAGCAAGAGGACCAA ATGTCTGCAGCAGTGGCGTGATTTGGCCCGCCGCACGGAGACCGTTCGCCGCGAAGTTACCATCGCCATCGTGGGCAAGTATACCAAATTCACGGACTCGTACGCCTCCGTGGTTAAGGCCCTGCAACATGCCGCCCTGGCTGCGAATCGCAAACTGGAACTGGTCTTTATCGAATCGTGCCTGCTGGAGGAGGAAACCCAGTTGTCGGAGCCGAGCAAGTACCACAAGGAGTGGCAGAAGCTGTGCGAAAGCGATGGCATTCTTGTGCCCGGTGGATTCGGCTCCCGCGGCATGGAAGGCAAAATCCGAGCTTGCCAGTGGGCGCGAGAGAATCGAAAGCCCTTCCTGGGCATTTGTTTGGGTCTGCAAGCGGCAGTTATTGAATTTGCCCGCAGTAAATTGGGTCTGAAGGATGCGAACACCACGGAAATCGACCCGAAAACGGCCAATGCGTTGGTGATTGATATGCCAGAGCATCACACGGGTCAGTTGGGTGGCACTATGCGTTTGGGCAAACGAACTACGGTGTTCGCCGAAGGTCCCAGCATCCTCCGTCAGTTGTATGGCAATCCCAAAACCGTGGAGGAGCGGCATCGACATCGTTACGAGGTTAATCCCAAGTATGTACCCCGGCTAGAGGAGCATGGCATGCGATTTGTGGGCACCGACGTAGACAAAACCAGGATGGAGATCATAGAGCTTAGTGCTCATCCGTACTTTGTGGCCACGCAATACCATCCTGAGTACCTGTCGCGGCCCCTGAATCCCTCGCCTCCTTTCCTCGGCCTGATCCTGGCCTCCGTGGATCGGTTGTTCCACTATATTCAGCGCGGTTGCCGTCTGTCGCCCCGCCAGTTATCAGATGCCTCTTCCGATGAGGAGGATAGTGTTGTGGGTTTGGCCGGCGCAACAAAGTCGCTGAGGATCTTGAAGATCCCAAACACACCAAAGACAACCAAGAACGGAATTTCGAATGGCTGCAATGGTAGCTCCAGCACTTCCGAAGGAGAAGGAGCCTGCGGAGGCGTTGATATCACTAATGGTCACCAGTGA
- the LOC128259771 gene encoding CTP synthase isoform X1, translated as MKYILVTGGVISGVGKGVIASSFGTLLKSCGLDVTSIKIDPYINIDAGTFSPYEHGEVYVLDDGAEVDLDLGNYERFLDITLHRDNNITTGKIYKLVIEKERTGEYLGKTVQVVPHITDAIQEWVERVAQTPVQGSSKPQVCIVELGGTIGDIEGMPFVEAFRQFQFRVKRENFCLAHVSLVPLPKATGEPKTKPTQSSVRELRGCGLSPDLIVCRSEKPIGLEVKEKISNFCHVGPDQVICIHDLSSIYHVPLLMEQNGVIEYLNERLQLNIDMSKRTKCLQQWRDLARRTETVRREVTIAIVGKYTKFTDSYASVVKALQHAALAANRKLELVFIESCLLEEETQLSEPSKYHKEWQKLCESDGILVPGGFGSRGMEGKIRACQWARENRKPFLGICLGLQAAVIEFARSKLGLKDANTTEIDPKTANALVIDMPEHHTGQLGGTMRLGKRTTVFAEGPSILRQLYGNPKTVEERHRHRYEVNPKYVPRLEEHGMRFVGTDVDKTRMEIIELSAHPYFVATQYHPEYLSRPLNPSPPFLGLILASVDRLFHYIQRGCRLSPRQLSDASSDEEDSVVGLAGATKSLRILKIPNTPKTTKNGISNGCNGSSSTSEGEGACGGVDITNGHQ; from the exons GTGAGGTGTACGTTTTGGATGATGGCGCCGAGGTGGATCTCGATCTGGGTAACTATGAACGATTTCTGGATATCACCTTGCATCGGGACAACAACATAACCACGGGCAAGATTTACAAGTTGGTCATTGAGAAGGAGCGCACTGGCGAGTACTTGGGCAAAACCGTACAAG TTGTCCCACACATCACGGATGCCATCCAGGAATGGGTTGAGCGCGTCGCCCAGACTCCTGTCCAGGGCTCCTCGAAGCCACAGGTGTGCATTGTGGAACTGGGAGGAACCATCGGCGATATCGAGGGTATGCCTTTTGTGGAGGCCTTCCGTCAGTTTCAGTTCCGCGTGAAGCGGGAGAATTTCTGTTTGGCACATGTGTCACTGGTTCCGCTGCCCAAGGCCACCGGAGAACCAAAGACGAAGCCCACCCAGAGTTCGGTGCGCGAACTTAGGGGCTGTGGCCTGAGTCCTGATTTGATTGTCTGCCGATCGGAGAAACCCATCGGTCTGGAGGTCAAGGAGAAGATCAGCAACTTCTGTCACGTGGGTCCGGATCAGGTTATATGCATCCACGATTTGAGCTCCATTTATCATGTTCCGCTGCTGATGGAGCAGAATGGGGTGATTGAGTACCTCAACGAGCGACTGCAGCTTAATATTGACATGAGCAAGAGGACCAA ATGTCTGCAGCAGTGGCGTGATTTGGCCCGCCGCACGGAGACCGTTCGCCGCGAAGTTACCATCGCCATCGTGGGCAAGTATACCAAATTCACGGACTCGTACGCCTCCGTGGTTAAGGCCCTGCAACATGCCGCCCTGGCTGCGAATCGCAAACTGGAACTGGTCTTTATCGAATCGTGCCTGCTGGAGGAGGAAACCCAGTTGTCGGAGCCGAGCAAGTACCACAAGGAGTGGCAGAAGCTGTGCGAAAGCGATGGCATTCTTGTGCCCGGTGGATTCGGCTCCCGCGGCATGGAAGGCAAAATCCGAGCTTGCCAGTGGGCGCGAGAGAATCGAAAGCCCTTCCTGGGCATTTGTTTGGGTCTGCAAGCGGCAGTTATTGAATTTGCCCGCAGTAAATTGGGTCTGAAGGATGCGAACACCACGGAAATCGACCCGAAAACGGCCAATGCGTTGGTGATTGATATGCCAGAGCATCACACGGGTCAGTTGGGTGGCACTATGCGTTTGGGCAAACGAACTACGGTGTTCGCCGAAGGTCCCAGCATCCTCCGTCAGTTGTATGGCAATCCCAAAACCGTGGAGGAGCGGCATCGACATCGTTACGAGGTTAATCCCAAGTATGTACCCCGGCTAGAGGAGCATGGCATGCGATTTGTGGGCACCGACGTAGACAAAACCAGGATGGAGATCATAGAGCTTAGTGCTCATCCGTACTTTGTGGCCACGCAATACCATCCTGAGTACCTGTCGCGGCCCCTGAATCCCTCGCCTCCTTTCCTCGGCCTGATCCTGGCCTCCGTGGATCGGTTGTTCCACTATATTCAGCGCGGTTGCCGTCTGTCGCCCCGCCAGTTATCAGATGCCTCTTCCGATGAGGAGGATAGTGTTGTGGGTTTGGCCGGCGCAACAAAGTCGCTGAGGATCTTGAAGATCCCAAACACACCAAAGACAACCAAGAACGGAATTTCGAATGGCTGCAATGGTAGCTCCAGCACTTCCGAAGGAGAAGGAGCCTGCGGAGGCGTTGATATCACTAATGGTCACCAGTGA
- the LOC128259777 gene encoding uncharacterized protein LOC128259777 — translation MNQSGVHKKKPRIRNRQRNKINQLQQDQEENSTKCDVVQAEIAPKSGVAEVILQTGLSESNSPPKSENSQGENPQENDTIRLIQLLLRRKLLAKNNAAPTGEATAVNIQAKIVNQPKEIKPEERKPKVLSAPEIRKIPLESKTPGKQLKDVKADEMNELLKCLGSKLQKGGGESPAAALFSNLGKLFSQAPPSDVESSDDEAEEYVEYIYKPRQYFMASLCNFCKADLCGQNRIPCSRCGLSYYCSGGHMKDDQEHRQLCYALRQTVDRNGHEMFYKCGDFSGEQFRSYRIVCIRQVEKEMNRPLSATERELLLFPMICSEPKCREHQFKRLAICGGCGEYAFCKDKPGHRSKEHAKWCGAFQLFKAFIMFQANFGRMEPSLPNKVLRELPMACSSTKHIMKKLNFNVTNECEYAALTQVSTGPLTAWFALKLCERIRNCEELTLHLIGAEIEFEVDMLQKWELFLLHIMPTVKILNVVFIGPELNPNNISFEQLRKSSEAREMLIACCRLCRKAQRTVNYHFENGLYHDYCKEPHFLQPNLVCFFNSGLYRSTGFAHEDTWPDTIQAALNIKCPIVVTSYTKYEAPLDMVHFINQSNRHLNVVLPPTTNPFSSEKPERNFISDDETPFMFKNFYCFVVE, via the exons atgaacCAGTCGGGGGTCCACAAAAAGAAGCCAAGGATTCGGAATCGCCAGAGGAACAAAATCAACCAGTTGCAACAAGACCAAGAGGAAAATTCTACCAAATGTGATGTAGTTCAGGCGGAAATCGCTCCCAAAAGCGGTGTTGCTGAAGTAATCCTTCAAACCGGTTTATCGGAGTCTAATAGTCCtccaaaaagtgaaaattccCAGGGAGAAAATCCTCAAGAAAACGATACCATTAGGCTAATACAGCTACTGTTGCGTAGGAAATTATTGGCCAAAAACAATGCAGCCCCAACGGGTGAAGCAACCGCGGTTAATATTCAAGCCAAAATAGTAAACCAACCGAAGGAAATAAAACCCGAGGAAAGGAAACCAAAGGTTCTCAGTGCTCCGGAAATTCGAAAAATCCCATTAGAATCCAAGACACccggaaaacaattaaaggaTGTGAAAGCCGATGAAATGAATGAGCTGCTCAAATGTTTGGGTAGCAAACTGCAAAAGG GAGGTGGAGAATCCCCGGCAGCGGCACTGTTCAGCAATCTCGGAAAGCTTTTCAGCCAAGCACCGCCCAGCGATGTTGAATCCTCGGATGACGAGGCGGAGGAGTATGTGGAGTACATCTACAAGCCTAGGCAATATTTTATGGCCTCATTGTGCAAC TTCTGCAAAGCTGACTTGTGCGGCCAGAATCGGATACCCTGTTCCCGATGCGGACTGAGCTACTACTGCAGTGGCGGCCACATGAAAGACGACCAGGAGCACCGCCAGCTGTGCTACGCCCTGCGCCAAACGGTGGACCGCAACG GTCACGAGATGTTCTACAAGTGCGGCGACTTCAGCGGTGAGCAGTTCCGCTCCTACCGGATCGTGTGCATCCGCCAGGTGGAGAAGGAGATGAACCGCCCGCTCTCGGCAACGGAACGGGAGCTGCTCCTGTTCCCAATGATCTGCAGTGAGCCCAAGTGCCGGGAGCACCAATTCAAGCGACTGGCCATCTGCGGCGGATGCGGCGAATATGCCTTCTGCAAGGACAAACCGGGCCATCGCAGCAAGGAACATGCCAAGTGGTGTGGAGCCTTTCAGCTGTTCAAGGCCTTCATCATGTTTCAGGCCAACTTCGGAAGGATGGAGCCATCGCTGCCCAACAAGGTTCTCAGGGAACTGCCCATGGCTTGCTCTAGCACCAAACACATAATGAAGAAGCTTAATTTTA aTGTTACTAATGAGTGCGAATATGCAGCGCTAACTCAGGTCTCTACAGGACCTCTAACTGCCTGGTTCGCCTTGAAGCTCTGTGAGCGAATAAGAAACTGCGAGGAGCTGACTCTTCATTTAATTGGAGCCGAGATCGAATTCGAGGTGGACATGTTACAGAAGTGGGAACTCTTCCTTCTCCACATAATGCCAACGGTGAAAATTCTTAATGTGGTTTTCATTGGGCCCGAACTCAATCCCAATAATATATCCTTTGAGCAGCTAAGAAAATCAAGTGAGGCCAGAGAAATGTTAATAGC ATGCTGTCGTTTGTGCCGGAAAGCGCAGAGGACTGTAAACTATCACTTTGAGAATGGCTTGTACCACGATTACTGCAAGGAACCGCATTTTCTTCAACCGAATTTGG TTTGCTTTTTCAACTCTGGTCTTTACCGATCGACTGGATTCGCCCATGAGGATACTTGGCCAGACACCATACAAGCGGCACTTAATATCAAATGCCCTATAGTAGTTACCTCATACACAAAGTATGAGGCTCCTTTGGACATGGTGCACTTTATCAACCAATCTAATCGTCATTTAAATGTCGTACTACCACCGACTACAAATCCGTTTTCTTCGGAGAAGCCTGAACGTAATTTTATATCAGACGATGAAACTCCTTTTATGTTTAAgaacttttattgttttgttgttgagTGA
- the LOC128259773 gene encoding uncharacterized protein LOC128259773 isoform X2 encodes MRRRKVLICWAALQAGSSILTCLLLLLTTGQHAPQVAAGIVPPPWSDPAKNPCASMSGGWQLLYWAPLKKCFKIFTLGYPCPETMELSPTAVSAKRKDLPAAECRCPPGTALSPLTNNVCYNLYERGPCQPEEYFQPMPDQAKRSGNRWGTCKRPLHCPEDMIFWPRDNKCYARHAKGPCSRGKLLVRNEDGLAECRCENDGELSSFYYPAEESCYEHYTKGPCSTPGHIFLPGGRCDCQRHLPHYHAPQQMCYELDTPGPCPPGHIFRIPDDVQETTGTPLLQLLPRAQCQCKEGYVPWSDGICYRLYTRGPCGSNEFLVNGTSCVRNICGKNRLYFPAEDSCYRIGSQGPCALHQVVIFDFTARPSIDGISYNGMCGCSGVLTNLDQQCSGEGADREQNICESTPGMVEINGRCHKLYSRGPCGAGQWLEPLKSQSSDGTTSIVAHASRAKCVCRPGYTPSEADQRGMSNCSAPSVSLARWFLEIFG; translated from the exons ATGAGACGTCGCAAAGTGCTCATCTGCTGGGCTGCTCTGCAGGCGGGCAGTTCCATCCTCACCtgcctgctcctcctgctgacCACCGGCCAGCATGCGCCTCAGGTGGCGGCCGGCATTGTGCCACCTCCGTGGAGCGATCCCGCCAAGAATCCCTGCGCCAGCATGTCAGGTGGCTGGCAGCTTCTGTACTGGGCGCCACTAAAGAAGTGCTTCAAGATCTTCACACTGGGCTATCCGTGTCCGGAAACCATGGAGCTGAGTCCCACGGCGGTGAGTGCCAAGCGGAAGGATCTTCCGGCGGCCGAGTGCCGATGTCCACCGGGCACAGCACTCAGTCCGCTGACCAACAATGTCTGCTACAATCTCTACGAACGGGGACCCTGCCAACCGGAGGAGTACTTCCAGCCCATGCCGGATCAGGCCAAGAG ATCAGGTAATCGGTGGGGCACCTGCAAGCGACCACTGCACTGCCCGGAGGACATGATCTTCTGGCCGAGGGACAACAAGTGCTATGCGAGGCACGCCAAAGGTCCTTGCAGTCGCGGAAAACTTCTGGTTCGGAACGAGGACGGACTAGCTGAGTGCCGCTGCGAGAATGATGGCGAGCTGTCCTCGTTTTACTATCCGGCGGAGGAGTCCTGCTACGAGCACTACACCAAAGGACCCTGCTCGACGCCGGGTCACATCTTCTTGCCCGGCGGCCGATGCGATTGCCAGCGGCACTTGCCGCACTATCATGCTCCGCAGCAAATGTGCTACGAGCTGG ATACCCCTGGTCCCTGTCCACCTGGCCACATCTTCCGCATACCAGACGATGTCCAGGAGACGACCGGCACTCCCCTGTTGCAACTGTTACCCCGTGCCCAGTGCCAGTGCAAGGAGGGCTATGTGCCCTGGAGCGATGGCATCTGCTATCGCCTGTACACACGGGGTCCCTGTGGCTCCAACGAGTTCCTGGTCAACGGGACCAGCTGTGTGCGCAACATCTGCGGCAAGAACCGCCTGTACTTTCCGGCGGAGGACTCTTGCTACAGGATCGGATCTCAAGGACCCTGTGCCCTGCACCAAGTGGTGATCTTTGACTTCACCGCCCGGCCGTCCATCGATGGCATCTCCTACAACGGTATGTGTGGCTGTTCCGGGGTGCTCACCAATCTGGACCAGCAGTGCTCGGGCGAGGGTGCGGATAGGGAGCAGAATATATGCGAGTCCACGCCCGGGATGGTGGAGATCAATGGGCGGTGCCACAAGCTGTACAGCCGAGGACCCTGCGGTGCGGGTCAGTGGCTGGAGCCGCTGAAATCGCAATCATCGGATGGCACCACTTCGATTGTGGCCCATGCCAGCCGGGCGAAGTGCGTCTGCCGACCGGGCTACACGCCCTCGGAGGCGGATCAGCGCGGCATGAGCAACTGCAGCGCGCCGAGTGTCAGCCTGGCGAG GTggtttttagaaatattcgGTTAA
- the LOC128259773 gene encoding uncharacterized protein LOC128259773 isoform X1: MRRRKVLICWAALQAGSSILTCLLLLLTTGQHAPQVAAGIVPPPWSDPAKNPCASMSGGWQLLYWAPLKKCFKIFTLGYPCPETMELSPTAVSAKRKDLPAAECRCPPGTALSPLTNNVCYNLYERGPCQPEEYFQPMPDQAKRSGNRWGTCKRPLHCPEDMIFWPRDNKCYARHAKGPCSRGKLLVRNEDGLAECRCENDGELSSFYYPAEESCYEHYTKGPCSTPGHIFLPGGRCDCQRHLPHYHAPQQMCYELDTPGPCPPGHIFRIPDDVQETTGTPLLQLLPRAQCQCKEGYVPWSDGICYRLYTRGPCGSNEFLVNGTSCVRNICGKNRLYFPAEDSCYRIGSQGPCALHQVVIFDFTARPSIDGISYNGMCGCSGVLTNLDQQCSGEGADREQNICESTPGMVEINGRCHKLYSRGPCGAGQWLEPLKSQSSDGTTSIVAHASRAKCVCRPGYTPSEADQRGMSNCSAPSVSLARYLTNERLNSKFLNDLHLGGAI; encoded by the exons ATGAGACGTCGCAAAGTGCTCATCTGCTGGGCTGCTCTGCAGGCGGGCAGTTCCATCCTCACCtgcctgctcctcctgctgacCACCGGCCAGCATGCGCCTCAGGTGGCGGCCGGCATTGTGCCACCTCCGTGGAGCGATCCCGCCAAGAATCCCTGCGCCAGCATGTCAGGTGGCTGGCAGCTTCTGTACTGGGCGCCACTAAAGAAGTGCTTCAAGATCTTCACACTGGGCTATCCGTGTCCGGAAACCATGGAGCTGAGTCCCACGGCGGTGAGTGCCAAGCGGAAGGATCTTCCGGCGGCCGAGTGCCGATGTCCACCGGGCACAGCACTCAGTCCGCTGACCAACAATGTCTGCTACAATCTCTACGAACGGGGACCCTGCCAACCGGAGGAGTACTTCCAGCCCATGCCGGATCAGGCCAAGAG ATCAGGTAATCGGTGGGGCACCTGCAAGCGACCACTGCACTGCCCGGAGGACATGATCTTCTGGCCGAGGGACAACAAGTGCTATGCGAGGCACGCCAAAGGTCCTTGCAGTCGCGGAAAACTTCTGGTTCGGAACGAGGACGGACTAGCTGAGTGCCGCTGCGAGAATGATGGCGAGCTGTCCTCGTTTTACTATCCGGCGGAGGAGTCCTGCTACGAGCACTACACCAAAGGACCCTGCTCGACGCCGGGTCACATCTTCTTGCCCGGCGGCCGATGCGATTGCCAGCGGCACTTGCCGCACTATCATGCTCCGCAGCAAATGTGCTACGAGCTGG ATACCCCTGGTCCCTGTCCACCTGGCCACATCTTCCGCATACCAGACGATGTCCAGGAGACGACCGGCACTCCCCTGTTGCAACTGTTACCCCGTGCCCAGTGCCAGTGCAAGGAGGGCTATGTGCCCTGGAGCGATGGCATCTGCTATCGCCTGTACACACGGGGTCCCTGTGGCTCCAACGAGTTCCTGGTCAACGGGACCAGCTGTGTGCGCAACATCTGCGGCAAGAACCGCCTGTACTTTCCGGCGGAGGACTCTTGCTACAGGATCGGATCTCAAGGACCCTGTGCCCTGCACCAAGTGGTGATCTTTGACTTCACCGCCCGGCCGTCCATCGATGGCATCTCCTACAACGGTATGTGTGGCTGTTCCGGGGTGCTCACCAATCTGGACCAGCAGTGCTCGGGCGAGGGTGCGGATAGGGAGCAGAATATATGCGAGTCCACGCCCGGGATGGTGGAGATCAATGGGCGGTGCCACAAGCTGTACAGCCGAGGACCCTGCGGTGCGGGTCAGTGGCTGGAGCCGCTGAAATCGCAATCATCGGATGGCACCACTTCGATTGTGGCCCATGCCAGCCGGGCGAAGTGCGTCTGCCGACCGGGCTACACGCCCTCGGAGGCGGATCAGCGCGGCATGAGCAACTGCAGCGCGCCGAGTGTCAGCCTGGCGAGGTATTTAACCAACGAGCGACTCAACTCAAAGTTCCTCAATGATCTGCACCTTGGTGGGGCCATCTAA
- the LOC128259776 gene encoding E3 ubiquitin-protein ligase RNF185, producing the protein MGEESFSKELCEQGPLMSETTGPKTNDEVREQGDASSFDCNICLGAVQDPVVTMCGHLFCWPCLHQWLLTQPNRKLCPVCKSAVDRDRVVPLYGRNNPRQADPRNKIPPRPTGHRSEPEVAAAHAYRFGGRFHMSVGLGFPFGFITSSLNFGEPRPAARNRGTQQFQDEQNLSKLFLFVAFVFICWLVFV; encoded by the coding sequence ATGGGGGAGGAGTCTTTTTCAAAAGAATTATGTGAGCAGGGACCTTTGATGTCAGAAACTACTGGGCCAAAGACCAATGACGAGGTCAGGGAACAGGGGGATGCATCGTCCTTCGATTGCAACATATGCCTGGGCGCGGTACAGGATCCCGTGGTGACCATGTGTGGTCATCTATTCTGCTGGCCATGTCTGCATCAGTGGCTTCTGACTCAACCCAATCGAAAACTCTGCCCCGTTTGCAAATCGGCCGTCGATAGGGACAGAGTGGTACCGCTGTACGGTCGAAATAATCCACGTCAAGCGGATCCTCGCAATAAAATACCACCTCGTCCCACTGGACACCGCTCCGAACCAGAAGTGGCAGCAGCCCACGCCTACAGATTTGGTGGGCGTTTTCACATGTCTGTTGGTCTTGGATTCCCTTTCGGATTCATAACTTCTTCTCTGAATTTTGGCGAACCTCGTCCTGCAGCTCGTAATCGTGGCACCCAGCAATTCCAGGATGAACAAAACCTTTCCAAACTGTTTCTCTTTGTGGCCTTTGTGTTTATCTGCTGGCTGGTTTTTGTGTAG